A stretch of Desulfotalea psychrophila LSv54 DNA encodes these proteins:
- the cobJ gene encoding precorrin-3B C(17)-methyltransferase produces the protein MEKYNNGNGPGTLYVIGTGPGARDHIIPAAIEAIERADTIIGYSTYLDLIEELLEGKEVISSSMMKEVDRCRLSLEMAESGKSVALVSGGDAGIYAMAGLVLEMASQNDFQAEIKIIPGIAAVNACAARLGAPLMHDFAAISLSDLLTPWETIVARLEATASTDFVVALYNPKSKRRTAQIAQAREIFLKHRDPANVVGIVTGATRENEVITLTTLDKMLECEIGMQSTVIIGNSKTFVWRDKMITPRGYGEKYQL, from the coding sequence CTCTATGTTATCGGAACAGGCCCCGGAGCACGCGACCATATAATCCCGGCGGCCATAGAGGCCATAGAGAGAGCCGATACCATCATCGGCTATAGCACCTATCTGGATCTGATAGAGGAACTACTGGAGGGCAAGGAGGTGATCTCCTCTTCAATGATGAAGGAGGTGGATCGCTGTCGCCTTAGCCTGGAAATGGCCGAGAGCGGCAAGAGCGTAGCCCTGGTCTCCGGCGGTGATGCAGGGATCTATGCCATGGCCGGACTGGTCCTGGAGATGGCCTCCCAGAACGATTTTCAGGCCGAGATCAAGATCATTCCGGGGATTGCCGCAGTCAATGCCTGTGCGGCCCGCCTTGGTGCCCCCCTGATGCATGACTTTGCCGCCATCAGCCTCTCCGACCTCCTCACCCCCTGGGAGACCATTGTGGCACGCCTTGAGGCAACAGCGTCCACCGATTTTGTGGTGGCTCTCTATAACCCCAAATCCAAACGACGCACCGCCCAGATTGCCCAGGCCCGGGAGATCTTCCTCAAACACCGCGACCCTGCCAATGTGGTGGGAATTGTCACCGGGGCCACCCGGGAAAACGAGGTGATCACCCTGACCACCTTGGACAAGATGCTTGAGTGCGAAATCGGCATGCAGTCAACGGTGATCATCGGCAACAGCAAGACCTTTGTCTGGCGGGATAAGATGATTACTCCTCGGGGTTATGGGGAGAAGTATCAGCTCTAG
- a CDS encoding SEL1-like repeat protein, which translates to MKHKIFIIVWLLLFYSTSSHASEIAQEIQAVNAETQFRLGSLYHKSTADSKDQQKAFSWFQKSARLGHAGAQYQLAVMYYQGKGTLKDLKKAFTWLKKSAQQGDASAQYQLGIMYYQGKGMIKDPKRAFYWLEKSAQQGDGNAQYQLAAMYHNGEGTPRSPIQELSWVEKSARQGHRAAQFRLGVMYYRGEGTPKDPKRALPWVEKSARQGNAMAQYQLAAMYHTGKGTLKDAKRAFFWFKKSARQGHRAAQYQLGDMYYRGEGTLKDQERAFSWVEKSARQGDRAAQYQLAVMYYLGKGTAKDLKRAFSWFEKSAKQGHRAAQRQLRVMSYKGEGQVTTEDGGL; encoded by the coding sequence ATGAAACATAAAATTTTTATCATTGTTTGGCTTTTATTATTTTATTCAACCTCTTCCCATGCAAGCGAAATAGCACAAGAAATTCAAGCCGTAAACGCCGAAACTCAATTTCGACTGGGATCGCTCTACCACAAAAGCACAGCAGATTCAAAAGATCAGCAAAAGGCATTTTCCTGGTTCCAAAAGAGTGCCCGACTGGGACATGCCGGTGCCCAGTACCAACTGGCAGTCATGTATTACCAAGGTAAAGGAACTCTAAAAGACCTAAAAAAGGCATTTACCTGGCTGAAGAAGAGCGCCCAACAAGGAGATGCTTCGGCTCAATATCAACTGGGAATTATGTATTACCAGGGTAAAGGAATGATAAAAGACCCAAAGAGAGCATTTTACTGGCTTGAAAAAAGTGCCCAGCAGGGAGATGGCAATGCTCAATATCAACTGGCAGCCATGTACCACAACGGTGAGGGAACGCCAAGAAGCCCGATACAAGAACTTTCCTGGGTGGAAAAGAGTGCTCGACAAGGACACAGGGCTGCTCAATTTCGACTGGGAGTCATGTATTACAGAGGTGAGGGAACGCCAAAAGACCCGAAGAGGGCATTGCCCTGGGTAGAGAAGAGTGCCCGGCAGGGAAATGCCATGGCTCAATATCAACTGGCAGCCATGTATCACACTGGTAAGGGAACTCTAAAGGATGCTAAGAGAGCATTTTTCTGGTTCAAGAAGAGTGCACGACAGGGACATAGGGCCGCCCAATACCAACTGGGAGACATGTACTACAGGGGTGAGGGAACTCTAAAGGATCAGGAGAGGGCATTTTCCTGGGTGGAGAAGAGTGCCCGGCAAGGAGATAGGGCTGCTCAATATCAACTGGCAGTCATGTACTATCTGGGCAAGGGCACAGCAAAAGACCTGAAGAGGGCATTTTCCTGGTTTGAGAAAAGTGCCAAGCAGGGACATAGGGCTGCCCAACGTCAACTAAGAGTCATGTCTTACAAGGGTGAAGGACAAGTAACTACAGAAGATGGCGGGCTGTGA
- a CDS encoding OmpA family protein, with the protein MSKKWLQLSRILIILLTLSLVGCAGQTNQQQGTGIGVGVGAGVGAIIGQAIGGDTGATLLGAGIGATVGGIAGNQIGRYMDQQEQDLRNAVAASNAASVRRDQDVLTATFKGETFFDTNSFTIKPGGWAEVNRVATVLNKYPNTNIKVAGHTDSLGNEAYNQQLSERRARAVKNALIQYGVNGNRIRAIGYGESLPISSSNAQNRRVEIVITPNQA; encoded by the coding sequence ATGAGTAAAAAATGGTTACAACTATCGAGAATATTAATCATATTATTAACACTTAGCTTGGTTGGTTGTGCCGGACAAACCAACCAACAGCAGGGTACGGGGATTGGAGTTGGCGTAGGTGCTGGAGTTGGCGCTATTATTGGCCAGGCTATTGGCGGCGATACCGGTGCCACTCTGCTTGGAGCAGGTATTGGTGCGACTGTAGGTGGCATTGCCGGTAACCAGATTGGTCGTTATATGGACCAACAAGAACAAGATTTACGTAATGCAGTTGCTGCTTCTAATGCAGCAAGTGTTCGCCGTGATCAGGACGTTCTTACCGCAACCTTTAAAGGTGAGACATTTTTTGACACCAACTCATTTACAATCAAACCGGGTGGATGGGCTGAAGTCAACAGGGTTGCAACAGTTCTCAACAAGTACCCAAACACCAACATTAAAGTTGCAGGGCACACTGATTCTCTTGGCAATGAAGCCTATAATCAACAACTCTCTGAACGACGAGCTAGAGCAGTAAAAAATGCCCTCATTCAATATGGAGTTAATGGTAATAGAATTAGGGCTATTGGTTATGGCGAATCCTTGCCAATATCCTCATCGAATGCACAAAACAGAAGGGTTGAGATTGTAATTACTCCAAATCAAGCATAA
- a CDS encoding sensor domain-containing diguanylate cyclase has protein sequence MKSNRIRIEKSAILRYFYVGSMSVIILVTVLLSSIYTRSLGEEYTRKIKQLSGGIINEKKRFLRNAVERTIYLIEDERAELRYQNVGKNLSEEEIESLCIERVSRHIRNLRLIDDGYIWVNRIINYDGGDRYGRVQIHPSMPQREGTWVSTNMTDIRGNRPYEDELNGVKKDGEVYFEYYFKKINSEEIAHKLSFAKLYKPYDWIIASGVYLDDVDQLIESETRKMRRTYERHKNNSFSISLLALLLSVAVMVFFERQISRLMLSYEDEIEIYTSRLELFSITDSLTGLYNRFRLDDVFLYEVEQAQRYKRSVSLILLDLDKFKSVNDNHGHQVGDQVIREIARILKESTRVVDTVGRWGGEEFLVICAETTLEGAGILADKIRVSVEENDFPVVGSVTCSFGVSSFHPGDNEASMICRADVALYFAKENGRNRVCFEEL, from the coding sequence TTGAAATCCAATAGAATACGTATAGAAAAAAGTGCAATCCTCCGCTATTTTTATGTCGGTTCCATGTCGGTAATTATTCTGGTTACCGTTCTCCTCTCCTCGATCTACACCCGCAGTCTGGGGGAAGAGTACACCAGGAAAATAAAACAGCTGTCAGGGGGGATCATCAATGAGAAAAAACGATTTTTGCGTAATGCTGTGGAGCGGACAATCTATCTCATCGAAGATGAGAGAGCTGAGTTAAGATATCAAAATGTTGGAAAAAATCTTAGCGAAGAGGAGATAGAGTCTCTCTGCATAGAACGGGTTAGCAGGCATATTCGAAACCTGCGCCTTATCGATGATGGTTATATATGGGTGAACCGTATTATTAACTATGACGGTGGTGACAGATATGGACGAGTCCAGATCCACCCAAGTATGCCCCAGAGGGAGGGGACGTGGGTCTCCACCAATATGACCGATATTCGGGGTAATCGCCCCTATGAAGATGAACTCAATGGTGTAAAAAAGGATGGAGAGGTCTATTTTGAATACTACTTTAAAAAGATCAATTCGGAGGAGATTGCCCATAAGCTCTCCTTTGCCAAACTCTATAAACCCTATGATTGGATTATTGCCAGCGGTGTTTATCTCGATGATGTTGATCAGCTTATAGAGAGTGAAACGAGAAAGATGAGGAGGACATATGAGAGACATAAGAACAATTCATTTTCTATTTCTCTCCTTGCCCTTCTTCTCTCAGTTGCCGTTATGGTCTTTTTTGAAAGGCAGATTAGCAGGCTGATGCTCTCCTATGAGGATGAAATTGAGATCTATACTTCCAGGCTGGAGCTGTTCTCTATTACTGATTCTCTGACCGGCCTCTATAACCGTTTCAGGCTCGATGATGTCTTCCTCTATGAGGTAGAACAGGCCCAACGTTATAAGAGATCCGTTTCACTTATCCTGCTGGATCTGGATAAGTTTAAGAGTGTAAATGATAATCACGGCCACCAGGTGGGTGATCAGGTTATTCGGGAGATAGCGCGAATCTTAAAGGAGAGTACTCGGGTGGTTGATACCGTTGGCAGATGGGGCGGGGAAGAGTTTCTTGTTATCTGTGCGGAAACCACCCTTGAAGGGGCAGGGATCTTGGCCGATAAGATTCGTGTCAGCGTTGAAGAAAATGATTTCCCGGTGGTTGGTTCTGTCACCTGTTCCTTTGGCGTCAGCAGCTTTCATCCTGGCGATAACGAGGCGAGTATGATTTGCCGTGCCGATGTCGCCCTCTACTTTGCCAAGGAGAATGGCCGCAACAGGGTCTGTTTCGAGGAGCTATAG
- a CDS encoding calcium:proton antiporter, with translation MRRAMAVLVKEEAGLLFGLLTLVCFLAFGRGWLTNLFGTILPTLLFCWLFLTMLWLSFGVVRHADCLAIRLGEPYGTLILTIAVISIEVVMITAVMLTGSQNPTLGRDMMFAVLMIVLNGLIGISLFCGGLRHLEQAHNLQGANTFLVVLIPLAVFSLFLPNFTISTEAGTYSTLQMIFGILASVALYGTFLAIQTMRHQGFFRISGDDLEEGHGHGMLTVRSVTYHVFLLLFTMLPIVLLSKRMAGIIDYTIAALDFPVALGGVLIAVLVLAPEGVAAIKAAVSDRLQRSVNICLGSALATIGLTVPAVLLISLYTGNRLILGLEPVESVLLVSTLAVSIMTFSSSKTNIIHGMVHLILFCAYLVMIFD, from the coding sequence ATGAGACGAGCCATGGCTGTGCTGGTAAAGGAGGAGGCTGGTCTCCTCTTCGGTCTGCTTACCCTTGTCTGCTTTCTGGCTTTTGGCCGGGGCTGGCTGACAAACCTGTTTGGGACGATTTTGCCGACACTCCTCTTTTGCTGGCTCTTCCTTACCATGCTCTGGCTCTCCTTTGGGGTGGTAAGGCATGCGGACTGTCTGGCTATCAGGCTTGGTGAACCCTACGGCACCCTCATTCTGACCATTGCGGTAATCAGCATTGAGGTGGTGATGATCACAGCCGTTATGTTGACCGGAAGCCAAAACCCGACCCTTGGTCGTGACATGATGTTTGCCGTGTTGATGATAGTGCTCAACGGTCTGATTGGCATTTCCTTGTTTTGCGGAGGTCTCCGTCATCTGGAGCAGGCGCATAACCTGCAGGGAGCCAATACATTTCTTGTTGTCCTGATTCCGCTTGCCGTGTTCAGCTTATTTCTGCCCAACTTTACCATTTCAACAGAGGCTGGGACCTACTCCACCCTGCAGATGATATTCGGCATCCTGGCTTCTGTTGCCCTCTATGGCACCTTTCTTGCCATCCAGACCATGCGCCATCAGGGCTTTTTCAGGATATCCGGCGATGACCTTGAGGAGGGGCATGGCCATGGTATGCTCACCGTTCGCTCGGTGACCTATCATGTCTTTCTCCTGCTTTTTACTATGTTACCCATTGTTCTCCTCTCCAAGAGGATGGCCGGAATTATCGACTATACAATCGCTGCCCTCGACTTTCCTGTGGCCCTTGGTGGGGTACTCATTGCCGTTTTAGTTCTTGCCCCTGAAGGTGTCGCTGCCATTAAGGCCGCTGTCTCTGACAGGCTCCAGCGTTCTGTCAATATCTGTCTTGGCTCTGCCCTTGCCACAATCGGTCTGACCGTGCCGGCAGTTTTGCTGATCAGTCTGTACACCGGTAACAGGTTAATACTCGGCCTTGAGCCGGTAGAATCGGTTCTACTGGTAAGCACCTTGGCTGTGTCAATAATGACCTTTTCCAGCAGTAAGACAAATATCATTCACGGCATGGTTCACCTGATACTCTTTTGCGCCTATCTGGTCATGATCTTTGACTAG
- a CDS encoding phosphatidylserine decarboxylase, with product MLFKKKERVVLGHRALFGILFFLLFTVSFSSFNNDAFAEAKYSPVVQKLLVLYEANPEVLDKALAVAITPATGQCSVSPVTGKPFCWNGKSVNDLLDFFEGWLNFTPTPQNDGFDNYQLFYDLCYNNNYALQFVRTEPWLSWTRDFTKARGEKMDGPVKPEIIQKWKEFLGSHWNDYVIPEGGFTSFNQFFIRKIKAEKRPVFGDDTILVAPADSVVNAINFNLSATTKISTKYSENLNVRELLDGSKYADTFSGGTAISCVLLPTVYHRYHAPVGGTVIESRSVDGTSFGLAGDVDSFFNNGNFGGNKTKFGVFGTYHRGYYIIQTEKYGLVGMISVGLDDVNSINFASGFADIPKKSPAKIVKKGQRLGYFAYGGSLVILLFEPNVFPGLKISQGQQLGILNKIQSDE from the coding sequence ATGCTTTTCAAAAAAAAAGAGAGGGTTGTCCTTGGGCACAGGGCCCTGTTCGGAATTTTATTTTTCTTGTTGTTTACAGTCAGCTTTTCAAGTTTTAACAATGATGCATTTGCAGAAGCCAAGTATTCGCCGGTTGTCCAAAAATTGTTGGTCCTCTATGAGGCAAATCCGGAAGTTTTGGACAAAGCTTTGGCCGTTGCCATTACCCCAGCCACAGGGCAGTGCTCTGTATCACCCGTAACGGGGAAACCGTTTTGTTGGAATGGTAAATCAGTTAATGATCTTCTTGATTTTTTTGAAGGTTGGCTGAATTTTACGCCGACACCGCAAAATGACGGATTTGACAATTATCAACTGTTTTACGATTTATGCTACAACAACAATTACGCCCTCCAATTTGTCAGGACTGAACCATGGTTAAGCTGGACAAGAGATTTTACTAAAGCGCGTGGGGAAAAGATGGATGGTCCTGTCAAACCAGAAATCATTCAGAAATGGAAAGAATTTTTGGGCTCCCATTGGAATGATTATGTGATTCCTGAAGGTGGTTTTACCTCATTTAACCAATTTTTTATACGGAAAATCAAAGCGGAGAAGAGGCCTGTTTTCGGAGATGATACAATTCTTGTGGCCCCTGCCGATAGTGTGGTTAATGCCATCAATTTTAACCTCTCCGCCACAACAAAAATCAGCACCAAGTATTCAGAGAATCTGAATGTCAGAGAACTTTTGGACGGATCGAAGTATGCCGATACATTCAGTGGTGGCACAGCTATTTCTTGTGTGCTCTTGCCCACGGTCTACCATCGTTATCATGCTCCTGTGGGAGGGACTGTCATAGAGTCGAGATCTGTTGATGGAACTTCTTTTGGTTTGGCTGGAGATGTTGATTCCTTTTTTAACAACGGTAATTTTGGCGGCAATAAAACGAAGTTTGGAGTTTTTGGAACATACCATCGCGGCTATTATATAATACAAACGGAGAAATACGGTCTTGTGGGTATGATTTCCGTGGGGCTGGATGATGTTAATTCGATTAATTTCGCTTCTGGATTTGCAGACATTCCTAAAAAATCTCCTGCTAAGATTGTAAAAAAAGGTCAAAGACTGGGGTATTTTGCTTACGGAGGCTCTCTCGTCATTCTTTTGTTTGAACCCAATGTCTTTCCAGGCTTAAAAATAAGCCAGGGCCAACAATTGGGAATTTTAAATAAAATTCAATCAGATGAATAA
- a CDS encoding CvfB family protein, giving the protein MVQIGKINKLRIKEIESGAIQLDGGESGNILLKGNRAAQKHCLGDDIDVFVYLDKEQCLVATTQKPYAIVGEFAKLTVVATTKAGAYLSWGLADDLFVPKSEQQGNMLEGEVYVVFLLLSEKNNRIIASSKLDKYLNKEPHEYVEREEVELLIYAKSELGYSAIVNNSHIGMIYENEVFRKLVIGQQLKGYIKKIRDDFKIDLRLQQTGYRGMDDVSQNILNKIKYCGGMVTVTDKSLPEDIYDLFGVSKKVFKKAIGSLYKQKLIILDSDGIKLS; this is encoded by the coding sequence ATGGTACAGATAGGCAAAATAAATAAGCTTAGGATAAAAGAAATAGAGTCAGGTGCTATTCAACTTGATGGTGGTGAGTCAGGGAATATCCTCCTAAAAGGCAATCGTGCTGCCCAAAAACATTGTCTAGGTGACGATATTGACGTCTTTGTTTATTTAGACAAAGAACAGTGCCTGGTAGCAACTACACAAAAGCCATATGCAATAGTCGGTGAATTTGCCAAGTTGACGGTGGTGGCTACGACAAAGGCAGGTGCCTACTTGAGCTGGGGGCTTGCAGACGACCTGTTCGTACCCAAAAGTGAACAGCAGGGCAATATGCTGGAAGGTGAAGTGTATGTTGTCTTTCTATTGCTGAGTGAAAAAAACAACCGGATTATAGCCTCTTCAAAGCTGGATAAATATCTTAACAAAGAGCCTCATGAATATGTAGAGAGAGAAGAGGTTGAACTTCTCATCTATGCCAAGTCAGAGCTAGGATATAGTGCGATTGTCAATAATTCTCATATAGGTATGATCTACGAGAACGAAGTCTTTCGAAAGCTTGTCATAGGGCAGCAGCTGAAGGGTTATATTAAAAAAATACGTGATGATTTTAAAATCGACTTACGACTTCAGCAAACAGGTTATCGTGGAATGGATGATGTTTCCCAGAACATCTTAAACAAGATAAAGTACTGCGGGGGAATGGTTACTGTTACCGATAAGAGCCTGCCCGAAGACATCTATGACCTATTTGGGGTAAGCAAAAAGGTTTTTAAAAAAGCAATAGGTTCCCTCTATAAACAGAAGCTTATCATACTGGACAGTGATGGTATTAAACTGAGCTAA
- a CDS encoding SEC-C metal-binding domain-containing protein, whose protein sequence is MWFFRHFATAPRRNSPCPCNSGKKFKHCCALQ, encoded by the coding sequence CTGTGGTTTTTTCGGCACTTCGCTACCGCTCCTCGTCGCAACTCACCTTGCCCATGCAACAGTGGAAAAAAATTCAAGCACTGTTGTGCCCTTCAATAA
- a CDS encoding RNA methyltransferase — protein MARVKEIKKDYGFFGIGILNNVNELNIGTLWRSAYILGASFIFTIDKKYKTQSSDITSAWTKIPLYHYKTFAEFKDNLPFATKIVGVEMGESSIAIGDFSHPDMAVYLLGNEQRGLSKKITDQCHSLIQLPGEFSLNVAVAGSIVMYDRLNKEVR, from the coding sequence ATGGCTAGAGTGAAGGAAATAAAAAAAGATTACGGCTTTTTTGGTATTGGCATACTGAATAATGTTAACGAATTAAATATTGGTACCCTGTGGCGATCTGCATATATCTTGGGCGCGAGCTTCATTTTCACCATTGATAAAAAATATAAAACACAGAGTAGCGACATTACCTCGGCCTGGACAAAGATTCCACTGTACCACTATAAAACATTTGCTGAGTTCAAAGATAATTTACCCTTTGCCACAAAAATCGTTGGGGTAGAGATGGGGGAGAGCTCCATTGCCATAGGAGATTTTTCCCATCCAGATATGGCGGTATATCTTTTGGGCAATGAACAGCGCGGATTGAGCAAAAAAATTACCGACCAGTGCCACTCTCTTATACAATTACCTGGAGAATTTTCCCTGAATGTTGCGGTGGCGGGAAGTATTGTCATGTATGATCGGCTCAACAAAGAGGTTAGATAG
- a CDS encoding excalibur calcium-binding domain-containing protein — translation MATVRLQGKIEKWVGERGFGFIKSEKSAKSIFVHISAFDRAISRAPRVGDTISYCLRTDHNGKTKAVDAIIKGLPLRKRRERSQPTGQRPYKKQETKNSWRIFVICLALLIGFASLFYNRLQASADQTVTGIPLGGIDETFVQREQLSLNYSCAGKIHCPEMTSCQEAQFYLSNCPDVKLDGDGDGIPCEEQFCN, via the coding sequence GTGGCAACAGTTCGCCTACAAGGAAAAATTGAAAAATGGGTTGGTGAAAGAGGCTTTGGCTTCATCAAGTCAGAAAAGAGTGCTAAGAGTATTTTTGTCCATATTTCAGCTTTTGACAGAGCCATCTCCAGAGCGCCCAGGGTGGGAGACACCATCTCTTATTGTCTTCGTACTGATCATAATGGCAAGACCAAGGCCGTTGATGCAATAATCAAAGGTCTGCCATTGCGAAAGAGAAGAGAGCGTTCGCAACCGACAGGGCAGAGGCCCTACAAAAAGCAGGAAACAAAAAATAGTTGGAGGATTTTTGTTATCTGCCTGGCGCTGCTTATCGGCTTTGCTAGTCTCTTTTATAATCGATTGCAGGCTAGTGCTGATCAGACGGTAACAGGGATACCGCTTGGAGGTATCGACGAGACTTTTGTGCAGAGAGAGCAACTCTCGTTAAACTATAGCTGTGCAGGTAAAATACATTGTCCAGAGATGACCTCCTGTCAGGAGGCTCAGTTTTATCTGAGCAATTGTCCAGACGTAAAATTGGATGGTGATGGGGATGGCATTCCCTGTGAAGAGCAGTTCTGTAACTAA
- a CDS encoding UPF0489 family protein, giving the protein MKTFDDYIVNSDDFCKEIYPNVWLMDDHKWAFWAWISYIDRVKTSLPLSLYHIDYHWDAINDFQCEKALSDISQAELTALFSLVSEDYISKDGFIAPAIIKRIFDEVHFYCRQKGTEIAFSPDFLKTYNAKQYIHQEIENMCAVKKSKQYAFDLDIDVFNDSGMYLESELWSQEKRDLFFQKCRGLIENASVITIAMSFGYSGTKNDTKYLAKYVIKKYSK; this is encoded by the coding sequence ATGAAAACATTTGATGATTACATTGTTAACAGTGATGATTTCTGCAAAGAAATATATCCAAATGTTTGGCTCATGGATGATCACAAATGGGCTTTTTGGGCATGGATTAGCTATATCGATCGAGTGAAAACCAGCTTACCATTAAGCTTGTATCATATTGATTATCATTGGGATGCTATAAATGATTTTCAATGTGAGAAAGCATTGTCTGACATATCTCAAGCTGAATTAACCGCTTTATTTAGCTTGGTAAGTGAAGACTATATTTCAAAAGATGGTTTTATAGCTCCTGCAATAATTAAGAGGATCTTTGATGAGGTTCACTTTTATTGTAGACAAAAAGGAACTGAAATAGCTTTTTCACCTGACTTTTTAAAAACTTACAATGCAAAGCAATACATCCATCAGGAAATCGAAAATATGTGTGCTGTAAAAAAATCAAAACAATATGCTTTTGATTTAGATATTGATGTTTTTAATGACTCTGGTATGTACTTAGAATCAGAGCTTTGGTCTCAAGAAAAACGAGATCTCTTTTTTCAAAAGTGTAGAGGGTTAATTGAAAATGCTTCAGTAATTACTATTGCAATGTCATTCGGCTACTCTGGAACTAAGAACGACACAAAATATTTAGCGAAGTATGTGATAAAAAAATATTCGAAATAA
- a CDS encoding GIY-YIG nuclease family protein, translating to MKKTNLYILVFQKNRAIKIGKANDISSRMISLKKWWGEPDYEESYSLEICIDDVFTLEKSLHLILSSYSLDYSVGDGKTEMFSLDSLDYAIKHIELYIEHSYNEGVLKKGVKALRQGHKSMNGKRDNVLSKYTGKQKNLSNTMNDAGSNLKDIMRVVSILIKSRHRMKYQYSLEKNLMTFVVSHERLSNNLNLDAISKMFRFRVVDFSGGYIGVNFLSSISKSDECLQFVIRINCGNENCLIRYFSEQISHILLTLPKKSPALSQNISLLDRF from the coding sequence ATGAAAAAAACGAATTTATATATCTTGGTTTTTCAAAAAAACAGAGCAATTAAAATTGGAAAAGCAAATGATATTTCTAGTCGAATGATAAGTTTGAAGAAATGGTGGGGGGAGCCCGACTACGAAGAATCCTATTCCTTAGAGATTTGTATCGATGATGTTTTTACTCTTGAAAAATCATTGCATCTAATCCTTTCAAGTTATTCGCTAGATTATTCTGTTGGTGACGGTAAGACAGAAATGTTTTCATTGGATTCTTTAGATTATGCAATTAAACATATTGAATTGTATATAGAGCATTCTTATAATGAAGGTGTGTTGAAAAAAGGGGTTAAAGCGTTACGGCAAGGTCATAAGAGTATGAATGGGAAAAGAGATAATGTCTTGTCTAAGTATACCGGAAAACAAAAAAATCTTAGCAATACAATGAACGATGCGGGTAGTAATTTGAAAGACATTATGAGGGTAGTGTCTATTCTCATTAAGAGTCGGCACAGAATGAAATATCAGTACAGCTTAGAGAAAAACCTCATGACATTTGTTGTTAGTCATGAGAGGCTAAGTAACAACTTAAATTTAGATGCTATATCTAAAATGTTCAGATTTCGTGTTGTGGACTTTAGCGGTGGCTATATAGGTGTTAACTTCTTGTCAAGCATTAGTAAATCCGATGAGTGCTTACAGTTTGTAATTCGCATTAACTGTGGAAATGAAAATTGTTTAATTAGATACTTTTCTGAACAAATTAGTCATATTCTTTTAACTTTACCAAAGAAATCACCAGCTCTATCTCAAAATATCTCACTACTTGATAGATTCTAA
- a CDS encoding SLATT domain-containing protein, whose product MNKEDLLKHIAETGYNVGFGAKKHFATYDIVEKTPGFISFFSMAFGIYALAFEGLSTKFLSASFVVLGIVGLYISLYDHKKTAYESYGIKLTQLYNDLAKLYRKTKNSDGSDIEILENQLSQLQGEYYSSCQSKQILFSDWYAHYKFFWQHQIDWVDEQKHFSFLRDKIPLTFSLFVVGLSVSLITWWLELATQICKLVLP is encoded by the coding sequence ATGAATAAAGAAGATTTGCTTAAACATATCGCAGAGACTGGTTACAACGTTGGTTTTGGAGCAAAAAAACATTTTGCAACCTATGATATTGTAGAGAAAACACCTGGGTTTATTAGCTTTTTCTCAATGGCATTCGGCATTTACGCACTTGCCTTTGAAGGCTTATCAACTAAGTTTCTGTCTGCATCATTTGTTGTCTTAGGTATTGTTGGATTGTATATATCACTCTACGATCATAAGAAAACAGCATATGAAAGTTATGGTATAAAATTAACACAATTATACAATGACCTTGCAAAACTATATCGCAAGACAAAAAACTCAGATGGGTCTGATATTGAGATATTGGAAAACCAACTTTCTCAGCTACAAGGTGAATATTATAGTTCATGCCAAAGCAAGCAAATCCTGTTTAGTGATTGGTATGCGCACTACAAATTTTTTTGGCAACACCAGATCGATTGGGTTGACGAGCAGAAACATTTCAGCTTTCTTAGGGACAAAATCCCTCTAACCTTCTCTCTTTTTGTAGTTGGGCTCTCTGTTAGTCTAATTACGTGGTGGCTTGAGTTGGCAACACAGATCTGTAAATTAGTTTTACCATGA